In a genomic window of Streptomyces sp. NBC_01142:
- a CDS encoding succinate dehydrogenase hydrophobic membrane anchor subunit — protein sequence MSADTTSAIGKVEGVESVRRFDTDNPAPVIEAPRKRTKKTPKSTRGNFEMAAWLFMRLSGVVLVVLVIGHLLIQLVLDGGVSKIGFAFVAGRWASPFWQTWDLLMLWLAMLHGANGLRTVINDYAERANTRLWLKGLLYTATVFTILLGTLVIFTFDPNIR from the coding sequence ATGTCCGCTGACACCACCTCCGCGATCGGCAAGGTCGAGGGCGTCGAGTCTGTGCGCCGATTCGACACCGACAATCCGGCTCCTGTCATCGAGGCGCCGCGCAAGCGCACCAAGAAGACTCCGAAGTCGACCCGCGGCAACTTCGAGATGGCCGCATGGCTCTTCATGCGCCTGTCCGGCGTCGTCCTGGTCGTCCTGGTCATCGGCCACCTGCTGATCCAGCTGGTGCTCGACGGCGGCGTCTCCAAGATCGGCTTCGCCTTCGTGGCCGGCCGCTGGGCGTCCCCGTTCTGGCAGACCTGGGACCTGCTGATGCTGTGGCTCGCCATGCTGCACGGCGCCAATGGCCTCCGTACCGTCATCAACGACTACGCGGAGCGCGCCAACACGCGCCTGTGGCTCAAGGGCCTGCTGTACACCGCCACGGTGTTCACCATCCTTCTGGGCACGCTGGTGATCTTCACCTTCGACCCGAACATCCGCTAA
- the sdhC gene encoding succinate dehydrogenase, cytochrome b556 subunit, with protein MPAGTLYRGREGMWSWVAHRVTGVLIFFFLFVHVLDTALVRVSPEAYDDVVATYKTPIVALLEYGLVAAILFHALNGLRVIAVDFWSKGPRFQKQMLWTVMAIWFVLMVGALYPVLGHAVREVFGS; from the coding sequence GTGCCGGCTGGAACGCTGTACCGCGGCCGGGAAGGAATGTGGTCCTGGGTGGCTCATCGAGTCACCGGCGTCCTCATCTTCTTCTTCCTGTTCGTACACGTGCTGGACACCGCTCTCGTCCGCGTCTCGCCCGAGGCGTATGACGATGTCGTTGCCACGTACAAGACGCCGATCGTTGCGCTGCTCGAATACGGCCTGGTGGCCGCCATTCTTTTCCACGCGCTCAACGGCCTGCGTGTCATTGCTGTGGACTTCTGGTCCAAGGGCCCGCGCTTCCAGAAGCAGATGCTCTGGACCGTCATGGCCATCTGGTTCGTGCTGATGGTGGGTGCCCTGTACCCGGTGCTCGGCCACGCCGTCCGTGAAGTCTTCGGGAGCTGA
- a CDS encoding 2-oxo-4-hydroxy-4-carboxy-5-ureidoimidazoline decarboxylase: protein MPAQRRGAPGLAHFNTAPDDFAEAVLLACCGSRRWAQRMGAHRPYPDLDALLAASDEAGYDLSPADLSEALADESSSGLHPGAPQAAQTALSAAHAAYESRFGHAFVICLDGYRPEEYLDQVLAGIRTRLAHEPDEERAVSAEELRGLARSRLAHVVANHPETDAAGASR, encoded by the coding sequence CTGCCGGCCCAGCGCCGCGGCGCGCCCGGCCTCGCACACTTCAACACCGCACCCGACGACTTCGCCGAAGCCGTCCTGCTCGCCTGCTGCGGCAGCCGCCGCTGGGCCCAGCGCATGGGCGCCCACCGCCCGTACCCCGATCTGGACGCACTGCTCGCCGCGTCCGACGAAGCCGGCTACGACCTCTCCCCCGCCGATCTCTCCGAGGCACTCGCCGACGAGTCCTCCTCCGGCCTGCACCCCGGCGCGCCCCAGGCCGCACAGACCGCCCTGTCCGCCGCCCACGCCGCGTACGAGAGCCGCTTCGGCCATGCCTTCGTGATCTGCCTGGACGGCTACCGCCCCGAGGAGTACCTCGACCAGGTACTGGCCGGCATCCGCACCCGACTCGCCCATGAGCCGGACGAGGAGCGGGCAGTCTCGGCCGAGGAGTTGCGCGGGCTCGCCCGCTCCCGACTCGCACATGTAGTGGCCAACCATCCGGAAACAGACGCCGCGGGGGCTTCCCGATAG
- a CDS encoding glycoside hydrolase family 20 protein gives MWHSRSAQVTGMIVSATVAFSLTLAGCSAGDSPAAAGGGVQENAKTPTPPPAPSSPSPSRVYPLSRAPATIPFVRTHEAARGPGWIPGRDSAVVVPKGSEALADEGRLIARELKLGYRGAVPARAGDVELALASTRQGEPESYTVTTRDRRVRISGGDEAGVFYGTRTLKQAVRSGGAMPEGVVRDEPDRPQRGLMLDIARKHFTAGWIEDRLREMADLKLNQLGLHFSDDQGFRIASDSHPEVVSRQHLTKDEVRRIVALAGRLHIAVVPEIDSPGHLGAVIAAHPQLQLRNAAGAPTRGAIDIAQPESARIVDDLLREYADLFTDPRIPQAYWHLGGDEYQALVVQNPEASYPALAAAARQKYGPRARVQDLATGWVNDRAAVVRPQGKKLKAWNDGFFRGGVVAADKDLEVEYWTGKEFGARQPEEYLREGRKLVNVNDEYLYYVLGEPNEFRYPTGRRIYQEWTPLVVRGSKPVAERYSELILGGRFAVWCDLANSQTQDQIARGIRLPLRATSQKLWDPRTPARDWQSFVELSRTLG, from the coding sequence ATGTGGCACTCTCGAAGTGCGCAGGTCACCGGCATGATCGTTTCTGCCACGGTGGCCTTCTCACTGACCTTGGCCGGCTGCTCCGCCGGTGACAGCCCGGCGGCCGCCGGCGGTGGAGTGCAGGAGAACGCGAAGACCCCCACGCCCCCACCCGCCCCCTCCTCGCCCTCACCCTCACGGGTGTACCCACTGTCGAGGGCGCCCGCCACCATCCCCTTCGTACGTACGCACGAGGCGGCCCGCGGACCGGGCTGGATCCCGGGGCGCGACAGTGCGGTCGTCGTCCCCAAGGGCAGCGAGGCGCTCGCCGACGAGGGCCGCCTCATAGCCCGTGAGCTGAAGCTCGGCTACCGGGGCGCGGTCCCCGCCCGTGCCGGCGATGTCGAGCTGGCCCTCGCGTCGACACGGCAGGGCGAGCCCGAGTCGTACACCGTCACCACCCGGGACCGCCGGGTCAGGATCAGCGGCGGGGACGAGGCCGGGGTCTTCTACGGCACGCGGACGCTGAAGCAGGCGGTGCGGTCCGGGGGTGCGATGCCGGAGGGTGTCGTACGGGACGAGCCGGACCGGCCCCAGCGCGGACTGATGCTCGACATTGCGCGCAAGCACTTCACCGCGGGGTGGATAGAGGACCGGCTGCGCGAGATGGCCGACCTCAAGCTCAACCAGCTGGGCCTGCACTTCTCCGACGACCAGGGGTTCCGTATCGCCTCGGACTCGCACCCCGAGGTCGTCTCGCGCCAGCACCTGACCAAGGACGAGGTCCGCCGGATCGTGGCGCTCGCGGGCCGGCTGCACATCGCGGTCGTCCCGGAGATCGACTCGCCCGGCCACCTGGGCGCGGTGATCGCAGCGCATCCTCAGCTCCAGCTCCGTAACGCGGCCGGCGCGCCCACGCGCGGGGCGATCGACATCGCGCAGCCCGAGTCGGCGCGGATCGTGGACGATCTGCTGCGCGAGTACGCGGATCTGTTCACCGACCCCCGGATCCCGCAGGCGTACTGGCATCTCGGCGGCGACGAGTACCAGGCGCTGGTCGTGCAGAACCCGGAGGCGTCCTACCCGGCGCTGGCCGCCGCGGCCCGCCAGAAGTACGGCCCCCGGGCGAGGGTCCAGGATCTGGCGACGGGCTGGGTGAACGACCGCGCGGCGGTGGTGCGCCCCCAGGGCAAGAAGCTCAAGGCCTGGAACGACGGCTTCTTCCGGGGCGGCGTGGTCGCCGCGGACAAGGATCTCGAGGTCGAGTACTGGACGGGCAAGGAGTTCGGGGCACGGCAGCCGGAGGAGTATCTGCGCGAGGGCAGGAAGCTGGTCAACGTCAACGACGAGTACCTCTATTACGTCCTCGGTGAGCCGAACGAATTCCGATACCCCACCGGCCGTCGGATCTACCAGGAGTGGACCCCCCTGGTGGTGCGCGGTAGCAAGCCGGTGGCCGAGCGCTACTCGGAGCTGATCCTGGGCGGCCGCTTCGCTGTCTGGTGCGACCTGGCGAACTCCCAGACCCAGGACCAGATCGCGCGTGGCATCAGGCTGCCGCTGCGGGCGACGTCCCAGAAACTGTGGGACCCGCGGACCCCGGCCCGGGACTGGCAGAGCTTCGTGGAGCTGTCGAGAACGCTCGGCTGA
- a CDS encoding RNA polymerase sigma factor, protein MLGDDAELTAAVLAAQDGDESAFRTVYRAVHPRLLGYVRTLVGEPEAEDVTSEAWLQIARDLDRFSGDADRFRGWAARIARNRALDHIRMRGRRPAVGGDESELTGRPAESDTADEAMESLSTGSTMALIAQLPQDQAEAVVLRVVVGLDAKSAAKTLGKRPGAVRTAAHRGLKRLAELLGTEGAYGAYGADDAAALSEGLSEGLDDAGPDDVCTDANPTDRGPDLGAVPPQRGPRPGATAPAGVTHSRLRTQKDM, encoded by the coding sequence GTGCTGGGGGACGACGCGGAGCTGACCGCCGCGGTGCTCGCGGCACAGGACGGGGACGAAAGTGCCTTCCGTACTGTGTACCGCGCTGTGCACCCGCGGCTGCTCGGCTATGTACGCACTCTTGTCGGCGAGCCGGAGGCCGAGGACGTCACATCCGAGGCCTGGCTGCAGATAGCCCGCGACCTCGACCGGTTCAGCGGCGACGCGGATCGTTTCCGGGGCTGGGCCGCACGGATAGCACGCAATCGTGCCCTCGACCACATACGGATGCGCGGCCGCCGGCCCGCCGTCGGCGGGGACGAGAGCGAACTGACCGGCAGGCCCGCCGAGTCGGACACCGCTGACGAGGCCATGGAGTCCCTGTCCACCGGCAGCACCATGGCCCTCATCGCGCAGTTGCCGCAGGACCAGGCAGAGGCCGTCGTACTGCGTGTCGTGGTCGGCCTCGACGCCAAGAGCGCGGCCAAGACGCTGGGCAAGCGGCCCGGTGCCGTACGGACCGCGGCCCACCGTGGACTGAAGCGGCTGGCCGAGCTGCTGGGTACCGAAGGCGCGTACGGTGCGTACGGCGCGGACGACGCGGCGGCCCTGTCGGAGGGCCTGTCGGAGGGCCTGGACGATGCCGGCCCGGACGATGTGTGCACGGACGCAAACCCCACGGATCGCGGGCCGGATCTCGGTGCCGTACCGCCGCAGCGCGGCCCCAGGCCGGGCGCGACGGCTCCCGCCGGTGTGACGCATTCACGCCTGCGGACGCAGAAGGACATGTGA
- a CDS encoding L,D-transpeptidase family protein yields MLRNSAIRRSLTAAAVLAVTAGCTAQAVTGPPKKTDAKPGTASPAGGAATPSPSDAATPSRKPAGKPTPGTSAETPAPAPAPTIVMESGSKGGQVRELQARLAQIGWFDGAPSGTYGPVTTAAVKGFQGKRGLPTTGATDTVTWQKLLGMTTEPTRDELNGTTVNKPSGKADPRCMTGRVLCISKTTRTLSWMIDGKVLSTMDVRFGSQYTPTREGTFHVGWKSRHHVSTIYKTAMPYAMFFSGGQAVHYSSDFAARGYNGASHGCVNVRDEGKIASLFAQVGNGDKVVIYW; encoded by the coding sequence ATGCTTCGGAATTCCGCCATACGCAGATCACTCACAGCGGCGGCCGTGCTGGCCGTGACGGCCGGCTGTACCGCGCAGGCGGTGACCGGCCCCCCGAAGAAGACCGACGCCAAACCGGGCACCGCCTCGCCCGCGGGGGGCGCGGCCACGCCGTCCCCGTCCGATGCGGCCACGCCGTCCCGGAAGCCGGCCGGGAAGCCGACGCCCGGCACGTCCGCCGAAACTCCTGCACCGGCTCCTGCGCCCACCATCGTGATGGAGAGCGGTTCGAAGGGCGGTCAGGTACGCGAGCTGCAGGCCAGGCTGGCGCAGATCGGCTGGTTCGACGGCGCTCCGAGCGGCACGTACGGCCCCGTGACGACCGCCGCCGTCAAGGGCTTCCAGGGCAAGCGCGGCCTGCCGACGACGGGCGCGACGGACACCGTGACCTGGCAGAAGCTGCTCGGTATGACGACGGAGCCGACGCGCGACGAGCTGAACGGCACGACCGTCAACAAGCCGTCGGGCAAGGCGGACCCGCGCTGCATGACGGGCCGGGTGCTGTGCATCAGCAAGACCACCCGCACGCTCTCGTGGATGATCGACGGCAAGGTCCTGTCGACGATGGATGTGCGTTTCGGATCGCAGTACACCCCGACCCGCGAGGGCACGTTCCACGTGGGCTGGAAGTCCCGGCACCATGTCTCGACGATCTACAAGACGGCCATGCCGTACGCGATGTTCTTCAGCGGCGGCCAGGCGGTGCACTACTCCTCGGACTTCGCGGCCCGGGGCTACAACGGCGCCTCGCACGGCTGCGTCAATGTCCGCGACGAGGGGAAGATCGCCTCGCTCTTCGCGCAGGTCGGCAACGGCGACAAGGTCGTCATCTACTGGTGA
- a CDS encoding methylmalonyl-CoA mutase yields MARESESGLPIEPVYGPGALEGWDPADKLGEPGAYPFTRGVYPTMYTGRPWTMRQYAGFGTAVESNARYKQLIANGTMGLSVAFDLPTQMGHDSDAEIASGEVGKVGVAIDSVDDMRVLFDGIPLDKVSTSMTINAPAALLLLMYQLVGEEQGVPADRLTGTIQNDVLKEYIARGTYIFPPKPSLRLIADIFKYCRAEIPKWNTISISGYHMAEAGASPAQEIAFTLADGIEYVRTAVAAGMDVDDFAPRLSFFFVSRTTLLEEVAKFRAARRIWARVMRDEFGARNPKSLMLRFHTQTAGVQLTAQQPEVNLVRVAVQGLAAVLGGTQSLHTNSFDEAIALPTDKSARLALRTQQVLAYETDVTATVDPFAGSYVVEKMTDDVEAAALALMERVEDLGGAVNAIEHGFQKGEIERSAYRIAQETDSGERVVVGVNRYTLDAEEPYEPLRVDPAIEAQQAERLARLRADRDQVAVDAALAALREAAESTDNVLYPMKDALKARATVGEVCDALRGVWGTYVPSDVF; encoded by the coding sequence ATGGCGCGCGAGTCCGAGTCGGGACTGCCCATCGAACCGGTCTACGGACCGGGTGCTCTGGAGGGCTGGGATCCGGCCGACAAGCTGGGCGAACCCGGCGCGTACCCCTTCACCCGCGGTGTCTACCCGACGATGTACACCGGCCGCCCCTGGACCATGCGCCAGTACGCGGGCTTCGGCACCGCCGTCGAGTCCAACGCCCGCTACAAGCAGCTCATCGCCAACGGCACGATGGGCCTGTCGGTCGCCTTCGACCTGCCGACCCAGATGGGTCACGATTCGGACGCGGAGATCGCGAGCGGCGAGGTCGGCAAGGTCGGCGTCGCCATCGACTCGGTCGACGACATGAGGGTGCTGTTCGACGGGATCCCGCTGGACAAGGTCTCCACCTCGATGACGATCAACGCCCCGGCCGCGCTGCTGCTGCTGATGTACCAGCTGGTCGGCGAGGAGCAGGGCGTCCCGGCGGACAGGCTCACCGGCACCATTCAGAACGATGTGCTCAAGGAGTACATCGCCCGCGGCACGTACATCTTCCCGCCCAAGCCCTCGCTGCGGCTGATCGCCGACATCTTCAAGTACTGCCGGGCCGAGATCCCGAAGTGGAACACCATCTCGATCTCCGGCTACCACATGGCGGAGGCCGGGGCCTCGCCGGCGCAGGAGATCGCCTTCACCCTCGCCGACGGCATCGAGTACGTCCGTACCGCCGTCGCCGCGGGCATGGATGTCGACGACTTCGCTCCGCGGCTGTCCTTCTTCTTCGTCTCGCGCACGACGCTCCTCGAAGAGGTCGCGAAGTTCCGCGCCGCGCGACGCATCTGGGCCCGGGTGATGCGCGACGAGTTCGGGGCGAGGAACCCCAAGTCGCTGATGCTGCGCTTCCACACGCAGACGGCCGGGGTGCAGCTGACCGCCCAGCAGCCCGAGGTGAACCTGGTACGCGTGGCCGTGCAGGGGCTGGCGGCGGTCCTCGGCGGTACTCAGTCGCTGCACACCAACTCCTTCGACGAGGCGATCGCGCTGCCGACCGACAAGTCGGCCCGGCTCGCCCTGCGCACGCAGCAGGTCCTGGCGTACGAGACCGACGTCACCGCCACCGTCGACCCGTTCGCCGGTTCGTACGTCGTCGAGAAGATGACGGACGACGTGGAGGCGGCGGCGCTGGCGCTGATGGAGCGGGTCGAGGATCTGGGCGGCGCGGTCAACGCGATCGAGCACGGCTTCCAGAAGGGGGAGATCGAGCGGAGCGCGTACCGCATCGCGCAGGAGACCGACAGCGGCGAGCGCGTCGTGGTCGGCGTCAACCGCTACACGCTGGACGCGGAGGAGCCGTACGAGCCGCTGCGCGTCGACCCGGCGATCGAGGCGCAGCAGGCCGAGCGGCTGGCGAGACTGCGGGCAGACCGGGACCAGGTGGCGGTCGACGCGGCGCTCGCCGCGCTGCGGGAGGCCGCGGAAAGCACGGACAACGTGCTCTATCCAATGAAGGACGCGCTGAAGGCGCGGGCGACGGTCGGCGAGGTGTGTGACGCGCTGCGGGGGGTGTGGGGGACCTACGTGCCGAGCGACGTGTTCTGA
- the leuE gene encoding leucine efflux protein LeuE — protein MLGVTDLPTYLAGLVLIILLPGPNSLYVLSVAARRGVRTGYTAAAGVWCGDTVLMVLSAAGVASLLQANALLFGIVKFAGAGYLTWLAIGMLRAAWSLWRSRKELTGEQAAAPADGSGAERPFRRAFVISLFNPKAILFFIAFFVQFVDPAYAYPALSFVVLGALAQLASFLYLTLLIFTGTHLASAFRRRKRLSAGVTSAAGALFLGFAVKLSLSST, from the coding sequence ATGCTGGGCGTTACCGATCTTCCGACCTATCTCGCAGGCCTTGTCCTGATCATTCTGCTGCCGGGGCCGAACTCGCTGTACGTGCTCTCTGTCGCCGCCCGCCGAGGCGTGCGCACGGGCTATACCGCAGCCGCCGGTGTGTGGTGCGGCGACACAGTGCTGATGGTGCTCTCCGCCGCGGGCGTCGCCTCGCTGCTCCAGGCCAACGCGCTGCTCTTCGGGATCGTGAAGTTCGCGGGCGCCGGGTATCTGACCTGGCTGGCGATCGGGATGCTGCGCGCGGCGTGGTCGCTGTGGCGCAGCCGCAAGGAGCTGACGGGCGAACAGGCCGCTGCCCCGGCCGACGGGTCCGGCGCCGAGCGGCCTTTCCGCAGGGCCTTTGTGATCAGCCTGTTCAACCCCAAGGCGATCCTCTTCTTCATCGCCTTCTTCGTGCAGTTCGTCGACCCGGCGTACGCCTATCCGGCGCTGTCCTTCGTGGTGCTCGGCGCGCTCGCCCAGCTGGCGAGCTTCCTCTATCTGACCCTGCTGATCTTCACCGGCACCCATCTGGCGTCCGCCTTCCGCCGTCGCAAGCGCCTCTCGGCGGGCGTGACGTCGGCGGCCGGTGCGCTCTTCCTCGGCTTCGCGGTGAAGCTCTCGCTCAGCAGCACCTGA
- a CDS encoding FAD-dependent monooxygenase, whose protein sequence is MELNSVKESPVLIVGAGPTGLALACDLARRGVRALVVEQSGSLFPGSRGKGIQPRTMEVFDDLGVVDAVVASGGKAPVGMIWQDGSRHGEYDMFERPGPTEAEPYGEPWLLPQWRTQQILHTRLTELGGAVAFGTALTGIEQDADGVTAELSTGTGGTRTVRAAYAVAADGGRSTVRKILGIAMTGESVDPAPMLVADVRIPALDRLNWHIFPGDGSGHLSVCPLPGTDDFQLVCQFTQGEPDLSPAGIRALVAARTHLAADDITEVLWSSDFRPRAAMADRFREGRVFLAGDAAHIHSPAGGQGLNTSVQDVYNLGWKLGQVLRHGAPEALLDTYEQERQPVAEQMLGLSTRIHRGQEQRGAATMQLGLGYRGGPLALGGAGALEAGDRAPDGPLPDGRRLFDLFRGPHFTLLAVGTDAELPLLERDWVHPHRIGAYEPYGKGLFLIRPDGHVGWAGEDAAGLAEYLLRCC, encoded by the coding sequence ATGGAACTTAACAGCGTTAAGGAAAGCCCCGTGCTGATCGTCGGCGCCGGGCCCACCGGGCTCGCCCTCGCCTGTGATCTGGCCCGCCGCGGCGTGCGCGCCCTCGTCGTCGAACAGTCCGGCTCCCTCTTCCCCGGCTCGCGGGGCAAGGGCATCCAGCCCCGCACCATGGAGGTCTTCGACGATCTCGGCGTCGTGGACGCGGTCGTGGCGTCGGGCGGCAAGGCCCCGGTCGGGATGATCTGGCAGGACGGCAGCCGGCACGGCGAGTACGACATGTTCGAGCGCCCCGGACCCACGGAGGCCGAACCGTACGGCGAGCCCTGGCTGCTCCCGCAGTGGCGCACCCAGCAGATCCTCCATACGCGTCTGACGGAGCTGGGCGGCGCCGTCGCGTTCGGTACCGCCCTGACCGGCATCGAGCAGGACGCGGACGGAGTGACGGCGGAGCTCTCGACGGGGACGGGCGGGACACGGACGGTGCGCGCGGCGTACGCGGTCGCGGCCGACGGCGGCCGCAGCACCGTACGCAAGATCCTCGGCATCGCCATGACCGGCGAGAGTGTCGACCCCGCACCCATGCTGGTGGCCGATGTCCGCATCCCCGCGCTGGACCGGCTCAACTGGCACATCTTCCCCGGCGACGGCTCCGGCCATCTCTCCGTCTGCCCGCTTCCGGGCACCGACGACTTCCAGCTCGTCTGTCAGTTCACGCAGGGCGAGCCGGACCTCTCGCCCGCGGGGATACGGGCACTGGTCGCCGCCCGCACCCACCTGGCCGCCGACGACATCACCGAGGTGCTGTGGTCCTCGGACTTCCGGCCGCGCGCCGCCATGGCCGACCGCTTCCGCGAAGGGCGCGTGTTCCTCGCGGGTGATGCCGCCCATATCCACTCCCCCGCCGGCGGGCAGGGCCTCAACACCAGCGTCCAGGACGTCTACAACCTCGGCTGGAAGCTCGGTCAGGTGCTGCGCCACGGCGCGCCCGAAGCGCTGTTGGACACCTATGAGCAGGAGCGGCAGCCCGTCGCCGAACAGATGCTGGGTCTCTCGACCCGCATCCACCGCGGCCAAGAGCAGCGCGGCGCGGCCACCATGCAGCTCGGACTCGGCTACCGGGGCGGACCGCTCGCCCTGGGCGGCGCGGGCGCACTGGAGGCGGGCGACCGCGCCCCGGACGGCCCGCTGCCCGATGGACGGCGGCTCTTCGATCTCTTCCGGGGCCCGCACTTCACCCTGCTCGCGGTCGGCACGGACGCCGAACTGCCCCTGTTGGAGCGCGACTGGGTGCACCCGCACCGGATCGGCGCGTACGAGCCGTACGGAAAGGGCCTCTTCCTGATCCGCCCCGACGGCCATGTCGGCTGGGCGGGCGAGGATGCGGCCGGTCTTGCCGAGTACCTGCTCAGGTGCTGCTGA
- a CDS encoding IS110 family transposase yields the protein MLDTGEIAVFLGLDVGKGDHHGHGLTAGGKTVYDKRLPNSEPKLRAVFDKLTARFGRVLVIVDQPASIGALPLAVARDAGCHVAYLPGLAMRRIADLYPGEAKTDARDAHVIADAARTMPHTLRALELADETAAQLTVLTGFDQDLAAEATRTSNRLRGLLTQFHPSLERVLGPRLDHQAVTHLLERFGSPAALRKAGRRRLVNLIRPKAPRMAERLVDDIFDALDEQTVVVPGTGTLDVVVPSLARSLAAVHEQRRALEAQIGELLESHPLSQVLTSMPGVGVRTAATLLVTIGDGTSFPTAAHLASYAGLAPATRSSGSSIHGEHAPRTGNRLLKRAMFLSAFAALHDPASRTYYERQRARGKTHTQALLRLARHRISVLFAMLRDGTFYESRTPETATA from the coding sequence GTGCTCGACACCGGTGAAATCGCGGTCTTCCTCGGCCTGGACGTCGGCAAGGGCGACCACCACGGCCACGGCCTGACAGCGGGCGGCAAGACCGTCTACGACAAGCGGCTGCCCAACAGCGAGCCGAAACTGCGGGCCGTGTTCGACAAGCTCACGGCCAGGTTCGGCCGCGTGCTGGTCATCGTGGACCAGCCCGCATCGATCGGCGCCCTGCCGCTCGCGGTGGCCCGGGACGCCGGCTGCCACGTGGCCTACCTGCCAGGGCTGGCGATGCGGCGGATCGCCGATTTGTATCCCGGTGAGGCCAAGACCGATGCCCGCGACGCGCACGTGATCGCGGACGCCGCCCGCACCATGCCTCACACCCTGCGGGCCCTGGAACTGGCCGACGAGACCGCGGCCCAGCTTACCGTCCTGACCGGCTTCGACCAGGACCTCGCCGCCGAGGCTACCCGCACCAGCAACCGGCTCCGCGGCCTGCTCACCCAGTTCCACCCGAGCCTGGAGCGAGTACTGGGGCCCCGCCTGGACCACCAGGCTGTGACGCACCTGCTGGAACGCTTCGGCTCGCCCGCCGCCCTGCGTAAGGCCGGACGCCGCAGGCTCGTGAACCTGATACGGCCCAAGGCCCCGCGCATGGCCGAACGCCTGGTGGACGACATCTTCGACGCGCTCGACGAACAGACCGTCGTGGTCCCGGGCACCGGCACCCTGGACGTGGTCGTGCCCTCGCTGGCCCGCTCGCTGGCCGCCGTCCACGAACAACGACGCGCTCTGGAAGCCCAGATCGGCGAGCTGCTTGAGTCGCACCCTCTTTCCCAGGTCCTGACCTCGATGCCCGGAGTCGGTGTCAGGACCGCCGCCACCTTGCTGGTCACCATCGGCGACGGCACCTCGTTCCCCACTGCCGCCCACCTTGCCTCCTACGCCGGCCTCGCCCCGGCAACGAGGTCCTCCGGATCCTCCATCCACGGCGAACACGCCCCCAGAACAGGCAACCGGCTCCTGAAACGGGCCATGTTCCTCTCCGCGTTCGCCGCCCTGCACGACCCCGCCTCCCGCACCTACTACGAACGGCAAAGAGCCCGCGGCAAGACCCACACACAGGCCTTGCTCCGCCTCGCCCGCCACCGCATCAGCGTGCTGTTCGCCATGCTCCGCGACGGCACCTTCTACGAATCCCGCACCCCCGAGACAGCCACCGCATGA
- a CDS encoding TetR/AcrR family transcriptional regulator C-terminal domain-containing protein — MATERLDRTRVARTALRLLNEVGLEGLTLRAIARELDVKAPALYWHFKDKQALLDEMATEMLRRMAADTQERGPAADWREGLAAAMRGLRDHLLRYRDGAKVYSGTRFTDTSYAGPMEAHLRMLTEAGFTPAAAARAWFTAYSYTLGYVIEEQAMGPDPATGGEGYDLAARAERLAEYPLAATAGEEIFRGHDAGFEAGLAALVAGIGQVLR; from the coding sequence GTGGCTACGGAACGACTCGACCGGACCCGAGTGGCGCGAACCGCCCTGCGCCTGCTCAACGAAGTGGGCCTCGAAGGGCTGACCCTGCGCGCCATCGCCAGGGAGCTCGACGTCAAAGCCCCTGCCCTCTACTGGCACTTCAAGGACAAGCAGGCGCTGCTCGACGAGATGGCGACCGAGATGCTCCGCCGGATGGCGGCGGACACCCAGGAGCGGGGACCGGCCGCCGACTGGCGGGAGGGGCTCGCCGCGGCCATGCGGGGGCTGCGTGACCATCTGCTGCGCTACCGCGACGGCGCCAAGGTCTACAGCGGCACCCGCTTCACCGACACCAGCTATGCCGGTCCGATGGAGGCTCATCTGCGCATGCTCACCGAGGCGGGCTTCACCCCGGCGGCGGCGGCCCGCGCCTGGTTCACCGCGTACAGCTACACGCTCGGATACGTGATCGAGGAACAGGCGATGGGGCCCGACCCGGCCACCGGCGGGGAAGGGTACGACCTGGCGGCCCGAGCCGAGCGCCTCGCGGAGTACCCTCTCGCGGCAACCGCGGGGGAGGAGATCTTCCGGGGCCACGACGCGGGCTTCGAGGCCGGGCTCGCGGCGCTGGTGGCGGGCATCGGCCAGGTGCTGCGGTAG